Proteins found in one Plasmodium knowlesi strain H genome assembly, chromosome: 12 genomic segment:
- a CDS encoding centrin-2, putative gives MTENTSIRRRYEKSFTERPGFTEDEIEEIREAFNLLDTDGTGTIDPKEIKCAMQSLGLDVKNPMIFRMIADLEKDGYSSIDFEEFMEVITSKLGNKDTREGIQRIFNLFDDDKTGAISLKNLKRVAKELGETLTDEELRDMIDRADSKGEGEISFEDFYTIMTKKSFL, from the exons ATGACAGAAAATACATCAATTAGGAGGAGGTATGAAAAGAGCTTCACAGAACGGCCAGGCTTCACTGAAGATGAAATTGAGGAAATAAGGGAAGCGTTTAACTTGTTAGATACCGATGGGACAG GTACCATTGACCCGAAGGAAATAAAGTGCGCCATGCAGAGCCTAGGGTTAGACGTTAAGAACCCAATGATATTCAGGATGATAGCCGACCTGGAAAAAGACGGATACTCCTCCATTGACTTCGAGGAATTCATGGAGGTTATAACGTCCAAGCTG GGAAATAAAGACACGCGGGAAGGAATCCAAAGAATTTTCAACCTCTTCGATGATGACAAAACGGGGGCAATATCAttgaagaatttaaaaagagTTGCAAAGGAATTAGGGGAGACTTTAACTGATGAAGAGCTGCGGGATATGATTGATCGTGCAGATTCCAAGGGAGAGGGGGAAATTTCCTTCGAAGATTTTTACACCATAATGACGAAGAAAAGCTTCTTGTGA